Proteins encoded in a region of the Arvicanthis niloticus isolate mArvNil1 chromosome 16, mArvNil1.pat.X, whole genome shotgun sequence genome:
- the Htra4 gene encoding serine protease HTRA4 isoform X2 → MSSQRLWAVRAQFLLLWLLLLPAVPVRWAEARRSRVSPPCPDACDPTRCPPLPTCSAGLLPVPDRCGCCRVCAAAEGQECGGARGRPCVPGLRCGAPFSREPWGRAWLGTCGCVEGAEGAAVCGSDGRTYPSLCALRKENRAARQRGALPAVPVQKGACGDAGTTRAGRLRRKYNFIAAVVEKVAPSVVHLQLFRRSPLTNQEIPSSSGSGFIVSEDGLIVTNAHVLTNQQKIQVELQSGAQYEATVKDIDHKLDLALIKIEPNTELPVLLLGRSSDLRAGEFVVALGSPFSLQNTVTAGIVSTTQRGGRELGLKDSDIDYIQTDAIINDGDVIGINTLKVTAGISFAIPSDRIRQFLADYHERQLKGKAPLQKKYLGLRMLPLTLNLLQEMKRQDPDFPDVSSGVFVYEVIQGSAAASSGLRDHDVIVSINGQPVTTTTDVIEAVKDNDFLSIIVLRGSQTLFLTVTPEIIN, encoded by the exons ATGAGCTCCCAGCGGTTGTGGGCTGTGCGAGCACAGTTTCttctgctgtggctgctgctgctgccggcCGTGCCTGTTCGGTGGGCCGAGGCCAGGAGGTCCAGAGTCTCGCCGCCCTGCCCGGATGCCTGCGATCCCACGCGCTGCCCTCCCCTGCCTACCTGCTCGGCCGGCTTGTTGCCGGTGCCGGATCGCTGCGGCTGCTGCCGAGTGTGCGCCGCGGCCGAGGGCCAGGAGTGTGGCGGGGCGCGGGGCCGGCCGTGCGTCCCGGGGCTGCGCTGCGGCGCCCCGTTCTCCAGGGAGCCCTGGGGGAGAGCGTGGCTGGGCACCTGCGGCTGCGTGGAGGGTGCGGAGGGCGCGGCGGTGTGCGGCAGCGACGGGCGCACTTACCCCAGCCTGTGCGCGCTCCGCAAGGAGAACCGAGCGGCTCGCCAGCGGGGCGCGCTCCCGGCCGTGCCGGTGCAGAAGGGCGCCTGCGGGGATGCGG GGACCACAAGAGCAGGGCGGCTCCGGAGAAAGTACAACTTTATCGCCGCAGTAGTGGAGAAGGTGGCGCCATCTGTGGTTCACTTGCAGCTGTTCCGCAG ATCACCTCTCACGAACCAGGAAATCCCTTCGTCCAGCGGCTCCGGGTTCATAGTGTCTGAGGATGGGCTGATTGTCACCAATGCCCACGTCCTCACGAACCAGCAGAAGATCCAGGTCGAGCTCCAGAGCGGGGCCCAGTATGAAGCCACTGTCAAAGACATCGACCATAAACTGGACCTTGCACTGATTAAGATTGAGCCCAAT ACTGAGCTTCCGGTTCTGCTGCTGGGAAGATCCTCTGACCTCCGGGCTGGAGAGTTTGTGGTAGCTTTGGGCAGCCCATTTTCTCTGCAGAACACTGTGACTGCAGGGATCGTCAGCACCACACAGAGAGGCGGCAGAGAGCTGGGACTGAAGGATTCAGACATAGACTATATCCAGACGGATGCCATCATTAAT GATGGTGATGTGATTGGTATAAACACTCTGAAGGTGACTGCAGGCATCTCTTTTGCGATCCCCTCAGATCGGATCAGACAGTTCCTGGCAGACTATCATGAGCGCCAGTTGAAAG GAAAGGCTCCTTTGCAGAAGAAATACCTGGGTCTTCGAATGCTGCCCCTCACTTTAAA CCTCCTTCAGGAAATGAAGAGGCAAGATCCAGATTTCCCTGATGTGAGTTCTGGAGTTTTTGTATATGAAGTGATTCAAGGATCGGCTGCTGCAAG ctcgGGGTTGAGAGACCATGATGTAATTGTCAGCATTAACGGGCAACCTGTCACCACCACAACTGATGTCATCGAAGCTGTTAAGGACAATGACTTTCTCTCCATCATTGTGCTTCGAGGAAGTCAAACCTTGTTTCTGACAGTCACACCTGAAATAATCAATTAA
- the Htra4 gene encoding serine protease HTRA4 isoform X1, translated as MSSQRLWAVRAQFLLLWLLLLPAVPVRWAEARRSRVSPPCPDACDPTRCPPLPTCSAGLLPVPDRCGCCRVCAAAEGQECGGARGRPCVPGLRCGAPFSREPWGRAWLGTCGCVEGAEGAAVCGSDGRTYPSLCALRKENRAARQRGALPAVPVQKGACGDAGTTRAGRLRRKYNFIAAVVEKVAPSVVHLQLFRRSPLTNQEIPSSSGSGFIVSEDGLIVTNAHVLTNQQKIQVELQSGAQYEATVKDIDHKLDLALIKIEPNTELPVLLLGRSSDLRAGEFVVALGSPFSLQNTVTAGIVSTTQRGGRELGLKDSDIDYIQTDAIINHGNSGGPLVNLDGDVIGINTLKVTAGISFAIPSDRIRQFLADYHERQLKGKAPLQKKYLGLRMLPLTLNLLQEMKRQDPDFPDVSSGVFVYEVIQGSAAASSGLRDHDVIVSINGQPVTTTTDVIEAVKDNDFLSIIVLRGSQTLFLTVTPEIIN; from the exons ATGAGCTCCCAGCGGTTGTGGGCTGTGCGAGCACAGTTTCttctgctgtggctgctgctgctgccggcCGTGCCTGTTCGGTGGGCCGAGGCCAGGAGGTCCAGAGTCTCGCCGCCCTGCCCGGATGCCTGCGATCCCACGCGCTGCCCTCCCCTGCCTACCTGCTCGGCCGGCTTGTTGCCGGTGCCGGATCGCTGCGGCTGCTGCCGAGTGTGCGCCGCGGCCGAGGGCCAGGAGTGTGGCGGGGCGCGGGGCCGGCCGTGCGTCCCGGGGCTGCGCTGCGGCGCCCCGTTCTCCAGGGAGCCCTGGGGGAGAGCGTGGCTGGGCACCTGCGGCTGCGTGGAGGGTGCGGAGGGCGCGGCGGTGTGCGGCAGCGACGGGCGCACTTACCCCAGCCTGTGCGCGCTCCGCAAGGAGAACCGAGCGGCTCGCCAGCGGGGCGCGCTCCCGGCCGTGCCGGTGCAGAAGGGCGCCTGCGGGGATGCGG GGACCACAAGAGCAGGGCGGCTCCGGAGAAAGTACAACTTTATCGCCGCAGTAGTGGAGAAGGTGGCGCCATCTGTGGTTCACTTGCAGCTGTTCCGCAG ATCACCTCTCACGAACCAGGAAATCCCTTCGTCCAGCGGCTCCGGGTTCATAGTGTCTGAGGATGGGCTGATTGTCACCAATGCCCACGTCCTCACGAACCAGCAGAAGATCCAGGTCGAGCTCCAGAGCGGGGCCCAGTATGAAGCCACTGTCAAAGACATCGACCATAAACTGGACCTTGCACTGATTAAGATTGAGCCCAAT ACTGAGCTTCCGGTTCTGCTGCTGGGAAGATCCTCTGACCTCCGGGCTGGAGAGTTTGTGGTAGCTTTGGGCAGCCCATTTTCTCTGCAGAACACTGTGACTGCAGGGATCGTCAGCACCACACAGAGAGGCGGCAGAGAGCTGGGACTGAAGGATTCAGACATAGACTATATCCAGACGGATGCCATCATTAAT CATGGAAATTCTGGGGGTCCACTGGTGAACCTG GATGGTGATGTGATTGGTATAAACACTCTGAAGGTGACTGCAGGCATCTCTTTTGCGATCCCCTCAGATCGGATCAGACAGTTCCTGGCAGACTATCATGAGCGCCAGTTGAAAG GAAAGGCTCCTTTGCAGAAGAAATACCTGGGTCTTCGAATGCTGCCCCTCACTTTAAA CCTCCTTCAGGAAATGAAGAGGCAAGATCCAGATTTCCCTGATGTGAGTTCTGGAGTTTTTGTATATGAAGTGATTCAAGGATCGGCTGCTGCAAG ctcgGGGTTGAGAGACCATGATGTAATTGTCAGCATTAACGGGCAACCTGTCACCACCACAACTGATGTCATCGAAGCTGTTAAGGACAATGACTTTCTCTCCATCATTGTGCTTCGAGGAAGTCAAACCTTGTTTCTGACAGTCACACCTGAAATAATCAATTAA